A single region of the Erythrobacter sp. genome encodes:
- the rseP gene encoding RIP metalloprotease RseP, with the protein MYLIGFVLLLGPLVTVHELGHYLVGRFFGVHAEAFSVGFGKEIAGFTDRRGTRWRLSLLPLGGYVQFKGDMNPASVPDAEPDDAASAEEMRGSFQHAALWKRALIVAAGPVTNLLVTIAIFASLFAIFGKPVIDGVEDSRMVAVLSEQSPASEAGIEVGDVILAIDGEPMADFDDIRAAVAIHPGERMIFTVERGGERVDIPVRTARESRTDQFGNTSAIGFIGVGRPAGGRYVFEPVGPLETIPMAAEQTWDALGMMLTGIKQVITGERSIKELGGPVKIAKYSGEQMSLGIVAFVNFAALISLNLAFINFLPIPALDGGHLAFYAAEAICRKPVGPQATEWAYRTGIFLVLVFMAVVTVNDVTSLPIFGPLFGS; encoded by the coding sequence ATGTACCTGATCGGCTTCGTGCTCCTTCTGGGGCCGCTGGTGACGGTGCACGAGCTCGGCCACTACCTCGTCGGACGCTTTTTCGGGGTCCATGCCGAGGCGTTCTCGGTCGGCTTCGGCAAGGAGATCGCGGGCTTCACCGACCGCCGCGGCACGCGCTGGCGGCTCTCGCTCCTGCCGCTGGGCGGCTATGTCCAGTTCAAGGGCGACATGAACCCGGCGAGCGTCCCCGATGCCGAACCGGACGACGCGGCGAGCGCGGAGGAAATGCGCGGTTCCTTCCAGCACGCCGCCCTGTGGAAGCGCGCGCTGATCGTCGCGGCGGGGCCGGTCACGAACCTTCTCGTCACCATCGCGATCTTCGCTTCGCTCTTCGCGATCTTCGGCAAGCCGGTGATCGACGGGGTCGAGGATTCGCGCATGGTCGCCGTGCTCTCCGAGCAATCGCCCGCGAGCGAGGCCGGGATCGAAGTCGGCGATGTCATCCTTGCGATCGATGGCGAGCCGATGGCCGATTTCGACGACATCAGGGCGGCCGTCGCGATCCACCCGGGCGAGCGCATGATCTTTACTGTCGAGCGCGGCGGCGAGCGGGTCGACATTCCCGTGCGCACCGCGCGCGAGAGTCGTACCGACCAGTTCGGCAATACTAGCGCGATCGGCTTCATCGGCGTCGGACGGCCGGCCGGCGGGCGCTACGTTTTCGAGCCCGTCGGCCCGCTCGAGACGATACCGATGGCGGCCGAGCAAACCTGGGACGCGCTCGGCATGATGCTGACGGGCATCAAGCAGGTCATCACCGGCGAACGCTCGATCAAGGAGCTTGGCGGGCCGGTCAAGATCGCGAAATATTCGGGCGAGCAGATGAGCCTCGGCATCGTGGCATTCGTCAATTTCGCCGCGTTGATCTCGCTTAATTTGGCATTCATCAACTTCTTGCCAATCCCCGCGCTCGATGGCGGGCACCTCGCCTTCTACGCCGCCGAAGCGATCTGCCGCAAACCGGTCGGGCCGCAGGCGACCGAATGGGCCTATCGCACGGGCATCTTCCTCGTGCTGGTGTTCATGGCGGTGGTGACGGTCAACGATGTCACGTCGCTGCCGATCTTCGGGCCGCTGTTCGGCAGCTGA
- the dxr gene encoding 1-deoxy-D-xylulose-5-phosphate reductoisomerase, giving the protein MRTLTLLGATGSIGASTLDLVRRNRTDWRIEALTANCSARELAALAVEFEAKLAVVGDETCLPELRDALAGTGIEAAGGPRALCEAAARPADLTVAAIVGCAGLGPVMAAIERGGTVALANKEALVSAGEVMTAAVARHGATLLPTDSEHNAIFQCLAGNSLDDVARITLTASGGPLRTWSKDQLAKATPAQAVAHPNWSMGAKISVDSATMMNKGLEFIEAHHLFPVGLDRLRIVVHPQSVIHSMVEYRDRSTLAQLGPSDMRVPIASCLAWPARMETPLEPLDLAAIGELTFFAPDEVRFPATRLAREAIHEGGGAPAVLNAANEVAVAAFLAGQIGFSRITAVVEDTMSRHRAAAPGNLDDVLALDTEARAHAGEILETFALV; this is encoded by the coding sequence ATGAGAACGCTTACGCTCCTGGGCGCGACCGGATCGATCGGGGCATCGACCCTCGACCTTGTGCGCCGCAACCGCACCGACTGGCGCATCGAGGCGCTGACCGCCAATTGCTCGGCGCGCGAACTGGCCGCGCTGGCGGTGGAATTCGAAGCCAAGCTGGCAGTGGTTGGGGACGAGACCTGCCTGCCCGAATTGAGGGACGCGCTCGCCGGAACGGGCATCGAGGCCGCCGGTGGCCCGCGCGCCTTGTGCGAGGCGGCGGCGCGGCCCGCCGACCTCACTGTCGCCGCGATCGTCGGCTGCGCGGGGCTCGGCCCGGTCATGGCCGCGATCGAGCGCGGCGGCACGGTCGCGCTCGCCAACAAGGAGGCGCTGGTTTCCGCAGGCGAGGTGATGACCGCCGCAGTGGCGAGGCACGGCGCGACCCTGCTTCCGACCGACAGCGAGCATAACGCGATATTCCAGTGCCTTGCGGGCAACAGCTTGGACGATGTTGCAAGGATCACGCTGACCGCGAGCGGCGGCCCCTTGCGCACCTGGTCGAAAGACCAACTCGCCAAGGCCACGCCCGCGCAGGCGGTCGCCCATCCCAACTGGTCGATGGGGGCGAAGATCAGCGTCGATTCGGCGACGATGATGAACAAGGGGCTCGAATTCATCGAGGCGCACCATCTCTTCCCGGTCGGGCTCGACCGGTTGCGCATCGTCGTTCACCCGCAGAGCGTTATCCATTCCATGGTCGAATACCGCGACCGCTCGACGCTCGCCCAGCTCGGTCCGTCCGATATGCGCGTGCCGATCGCATCGTGCCTCGCCTGGCCCGCGCGGATGGAGACGCCATTGGAACCGCTCGATCTCGCCGCGATCGGGGAACTCACCTTCTTCGCACCGGACGAGGTGCGCTTTCCCGCGACACGGCTCGCGCGCGAGGCGATTCACGAAGGCGGCGGCGCGCCCGCCGTGCTCAACGCCGCGAACGAGGTCGCGGTCGCGGCCTTCCTCGCCGGTCAGATTGGGTTCAGCCGGATTACGGCAGTGGTGGAGGACACGATGAGCCGCCACCGCGCGGCCGCCCCCGGCAATCTCGACGACGTGCTGGCCCTCGACACCGAGGCGCGCGCCCATGCGGGGGAGATACTGGAGACCTTCGCCCTTGTTTGA
- the bamA gene encoding outer membrane protein assembly factor BamA — protein sequence MDRSTQAGSKPVAHRAVAADAKRKGALGATGRLVLALTCGSMLAGVPYEVRAQDEAAQPAPTPAPTPTPTPTPEPAPEPSANIIRTISVAGAERLEPTTILSYIRLRVGQEYTSVAADQALKDLGATELFSNFSIRNDNGNVVITVEENPVINRIVLEGNDRLDAEKILPEIKLAPRQIFTRSKVRADVARIIELYKRQGRFAATVEPKMVQLPQNRVDVVFEISEGPKSKVRQINIIGNEQFSDGELRGEMVTKQSRWFRFFSSNTSYDPDRLAFDQQKLRQFYLTEGYADFRVVSAVAELTPDQEDFIITYVVEEGERYKFGDVKVESQLRDFDSESMSQRLPMKSGDWYDAKAVEDTVEQLTELAGRFGYAFADVQPRFDRNKDELEMNITFILREAPRVYVERVDINGNTLTQDKVIRREFRLSEGDAFNSLAVQRTTARINSLAYFQENFEVNQVEGSAPDRIVLEANVEEQPTGELQFSAGFSSIEQFILAASIRQRNFRGRGQTIGLSVNYSQFSRSAQVSFTEPYVFDRNISAGIDIYRRDFNSFNFRGQDRNTTFEQATTGFSMRLGVPLTEYMSLVGSYTLNYDEVSLDENLFFSDLDGDGVRECDPLLAGRFLCDALGNRLSSILGVSLNYNSLNSRIRPSRGRLVTLTSEFAGLGGDVRYIRFRGRAQQFWNVGNSGFIFSLLAEGGTIIPLQDRGGPNVDDVLLTDRFFLGEPQIRGFDIRGVGPRILTQPYVTDEDGNRVPITNRRQVRDDALGGRNYYLGRAELEIPLGTGARELGLRPSIWVDVGALWGVDAPVLQDNPNGIQSVDGDGNPIFIDPDGNLTLAPQQPDGTPNNPAIRPNSAIREVFLGDSPSPRVTAGIGVNWNSPFGPFRIDFAQTIRKVEGDDDKTFTFNVGTQF from the coding sequence ATGGATCGATCCACCCAGGCGGGCAGCAAGCCCGTTGCACACCGGGCTGTCGCGGCCGATGCGAAGCGCAAGGGCGCGCTCGGCGCGACCGGGCGGCTCGTGCTCGCCCTGACCTGCGGCTCGATGCTCGCCGGCGTGCCGTACGAAGTCCGCGCGCAGGACGAGGCAGCCCAGCCGGCTCCGACTCCCGCTCCCACTCCGACGCCGACGCCGACGCCTGAACCCGCGCCCGAGCCCAGCGCGAACATCATCCGCACGATCAGCGTCGCCGGGGCCGAACGGCTCGAGCCGACCACGATCCTGTCCTACATCCGCCTGCGGGTCGGGCAGGAATACACCTCGGTCGCGGCCGACCAGGCATTGAAGGATCTCGGCGCTACCGAGCTGTTCTCGAATTTCTCGATCCGCAACGACAATGGCAATGTCGTCATCACGGTCGAGGAAAACCCGGTCATCAATCGTATCGTGCTCGAAGGCAACGACCGGCTCGATGCGGAAAAGATTCTCCCCGAGATCAAGCTCGCCCCGCGCCAGATCTTCACCCGCTCCAAGGTCCGCGCGGACGTTGCGCGCATCATCGAACTCTACAAGCGCCAGGGCCGTTTCGCCGCCACGGTCGAGCCCAAGATGGTTCAGCTTCCGCAGAACCGCGTCGATGTCGTGTTCGAAATCAGCGAGGGGCCGAAATCCAAGGTCCGCCAGATCAACATCATCGGCAACGAGCAGTTCTCCGACGGCGAACTGCGCGGCGAGATGGTGACCAAGCAGTCGCGCTGGTTCCGGTTCTTCTCGTCCAACACCAGCTACGACCCCGACCGGCTCGCCTTCGACCAGCAGAAATTGAGGCAGTTCTACCTCACCGAAGGCTATGCCGATTTCCGCGTCGTCTCCGCCGTCGCCGAGCTGACGCCGGACCAGGAAGACTTCATCATCACCTACGTCGTCGAGGAAGGCGAGCGCTACAAGTTCGGCGACGTGAAGGTGGAAAGCCAGCTGCGCGATTTCGACAGCGAATCCATGAGCCAGCGCCTGCCCATGAAATCGGGCGACTGGTATGACGCCAAGGCGGTCGAGGACACGGTCGAGCAGCTGACCGAGCTTGCCGGCCGGTTCGGCTATGCCTTCGCCGACGTCCAGCCGCGCTTCGACCGCAACAAGGACGAGCTCGAGATGAACATCACGTTCATCCTGCGCGAGGCGCCGCGCGTCTATGTCGAGCGGGTCGACATCAACGGCAACACTCTGACTCAGGACAAGGTCATCCGCCGCGAATTCCGCCTGTCCGAAGGCGATGCGTTCAACTCGCTCGCCGTGCAGCGCACCACCGCGCGCATCAATTCGCTGGCCTATTTCCAGGAAAATTTCGAGGTCAATCAGGTCGAAGGCAGTGCCCCCGACCGGATCGTGCTCGAAGCCAACGTCGAGGAACAGCCGACCGGCGAATTGCAGTTCTCCGCGGGCTTTTCCTCGATCGAGCAGTTTATCCTCGCCGCCTCGATCCGCCAGCGCAATTTCCGCGGGCGCGGTCAGACCATCGGGCTGTCGGTCAATTATTCGCAGTTCTCGCGCTCGGCGCAGGTGAGCTTTACCGAGCCTTACGTCTTCGACCGCAACATCTCGGCCGGGATCGACATCTACCGTCGCGATTTCAACAGCTTCAACTTCCGCGGGCAGGACCGCAACACGACCTTCGAACAGGCGACGACGGGCTTTTCGATGCGGCTCGGCGTGCCGCTTACCGAATATATGTCGCTGGTCGGCAGCTACACGCTCAACTACGACGAGGTCAGCCTCGACGAGAACCTGTTCTTCTCCGACCTCGACGGCGACGGGGTGCGCGAATGCGACCCGCTGCTGGCCGGTCGCTTCCTGTGCGACGCGCTGGGCAACCGGCTGAGCTCGATCCTCGGGGTCAGCCTCAATTACAACTCGCTCAATTCGCGGATTCGCCCTTCGCGCGGGCGGCTCGTCACGCTCACTTCCGAATTCGCCGGGCTCGGGGGCGACGTTCGTTACATCCGCTTCCGCGGGCGCGCACAGCAGTTCTGGAACGTCGGCAACAGCGGCTTCATCTTCTCGCTGCTGGCCGAAGGCGGGACGATCATCCCGCTGCAGGATCGCGGCGGCCCGAACGTCGACGATGTGCTCCTGACCGACCGCTTTTTTCTCGGCGAGCCGCAGATCCGCGGTTTCGACATCCGCGGCGTGGGGCCGCGCATCCTGACGCAGCCCTACGTCACCGACGAGGACGGCAACCGCGTGCCCATCACCAACCGCCGCCAGGTCCGCGACGACGCGCTGGGCGGCCGCAACTACTACCTCGGCCGCGCCGAGCTCGAGATTCCGCTCGGCACCGGCGCGCGCGAGCTTGGCCTGAGGCCCTCGATCTGGGTCGATGTCGGCGCGCTGTGGGGCGTCGACGCGCCGGTGCTGCAGGACAATCCCAACGGCATCCAGTCGGTCGACGGGGACGGAAACCCGATCTTCATCGATCCCGACGGCAATCTCACGCTTGCACCGCAGCAGCCGGACGGCACGCCGAACAACCCGGCCATCCGGCCCAATTCCGCGATCCGCGAGGTCTTCCTCGGGGATTCCCCCAGCCCGCGCGTCACTGCCGGGATCGGGGTCAACTGGAACTCGCCATTCGGGCCGTTCCGCATCGACTTCGCCCAGACGATCCGCAAGGTCGAGGGCGACGACGACAAGACTTTCACGTTCAACGTAGGAACCCAGTTCTGA